The DNA region agcgacaaaaaaaaagtcaagctctcacgatgatgacatttctcatgcaaccctttagcaagcctacatagtatttatgcctaaaagtcactgcatgggtaaataagaaacaagcaacacacacacacacacacacacacatatatatatatatatatatatatatatatatccatgggccactgtaaagtaatatggttctgtcataacgttttgaatgaaaatctgcatttggataagacacctttagtatagttttgattttaaggcataataaagatcaaatgcaagtacgagtggatttacattgaaaatttcaaacgcatcaagaaaaccatgtgctaaggaaatttcaaaccatttggaacgcacagagacgagcttttgtgcaaaaatgaacttaaaggtgcctttaaaaaagtgtcaaagtacttttgaaaacaaaaaagcaaacccccaataggtggcagcaagaggccgctttatttgagtaaagcattgaacgattcattcagccaaagaagccaataggatgaacggacagttgaatcaatccctgaatcatcgactcacccgagtcttcttggcgaaggcctgaatcgttcgtgcagggaaacgtcgctgtgtattattcagagatggccaactgttctgctgtttattttattatacttatcgcaatgattttactactactatcaataaaattaatattaataatgataatattgccggaagttgtacagcgcatgcgtcacgtgttcatcatcagcatccatgacaaccgtcctgtgggtgttgtttgaatctcgctgtgtcgattggcatctgatctctgcgtcctccgtgacaatttttccagattatcgatattattgatcgttggatacgtcgattgatcgcctgctgttcccatcactcaggtttgaccctttttattacgctgtgctttgtgtttgtgttcagtatgtcttgtgttcactacaggttccagagtcgactcacctacgactcgctccagtttgaaggcctcaacatcagcgcgggggagctgaagcggcagatcatgaggagcaagaggctgaagttctgccagctgaagatcagcaacgcccagactgatgaaggtgagttgaggaaaagacacttcaactgttctacgctaacattagatgcgttacatcagacacttctggaagctgtaaggtggtgctgatgctgacatgtagggatgttttggctgttttaaaaggctaatggctctcaaagtataccgtgctccataattatgtgctgattctgattttattttgctgtcagaatacacagatgatgctctcatccctaaaaacacgtcggtcatcatcagacggatccctgcggcgggactgaagtcctcaaacagaagatttgttgggtaagtgctgtgaaatgagcacacgcgtcctctgttagatgttatatgaagactcctggtctgtccctggtgttttagtcacacaagctcctttgttttgcagacatcaagctggacgctggcgtgaaccttcacctagagctgatccttcactcctctcactggagcagttgttgaaggtattgaacaaatgaatagcacaatagcaaaacgcaatg from Danio rerio strain Tuebingen ecotype United States chromosome 8, GRCz12tu, whole genome shotgun sequence includes:
- the LOC100535522 gene encoding DWNN domain-containing protein isoform X1, whose product is MSCVHYRFQSRLTYDSLQFEGLNISAGELKRQIMRSKRLKFCQLKISNAQTDEEYTDDALIPKNTSVIIRRIPAAGLKSSNRRFVGHQAGRWREPSPRADPSLLSLEQLLKGYTCETD
- the LOC100535522 gene encoding DWNN domain-containing protein isoform 2 (isoform 2 is encoded by transcript variant 2) is translated as MSCVHYRFQSRLTYDSLQFEGLNISAGELKRQIMRSKRLKFCQLKISNAQTDEEYTDDALIPKNTSVIIRRIPAAGLKSSNRRFVGHQAGRWREPSPRADPSLLSLEQLLKTENLAEAKASEEDKLKAVMYQSSLCYYSSRAAAPRRTSASGRAQGFPAASCWRWTTQTERES
- the LOC100535522 gene encoding DWNN domain-containing protein isoform 1 (isoform 1 is encoded by transcript variant 1): MSCVHYRFQSRLTYDSLQFEGLNISAGELKRQIMRSKRLKFCQLKISNAQTDEEYTDDALIPKNTSVIIRRIPAAGLKSSNRRFVGHQAGRWREPSPRADPSLLSLEQLLKGSRSAPHKRIRKSTGIPRSFLLEVDDPDRKGVMIDGSGRYVIPIIDAEAYAAEKRKRPSFSCQTEPLPSSSSAGAASSVRDAGGKRSRSPSSPETRGDQKRPRR